One genomic segment of Coffea arabica cultivar ET-39 chromosome 6e, Coffea Arabica ET-39 HiFi, whole genome shotgun sequence includes these proteins:
- the LOC113696982 gene encoding cadmium/zinc-transporting ATPase HMA3: MMKKNMVAHASASHGEDGEEKKIQKSYFDVLGICCPSEVPLIENILKSMDGVKDVSVIVPTKTVIVLHDSILTSQLQIVKALNKARLEASVRVQGVNSAKKKWPSPYAIASGVLLLLSFLKYFYYPFHWLALGSVAFGIIPIIFRALSALRNLTLGDINILLVITVAGSIVLRDYWEAATIVFLFTISEWLESLASHKATAAMSSLLNLVPQRAVLAETGEEVDVNDVEVNSVLAVKGGEIIPIDGVVVEGNCDVDEKTLTGESFPVIKQKDSNVWAGTININGYISIRTTELAEDCVVARMTKLVEEAQNNKSRTQRFIEKFAKYYTPAIVLMSAALAVIPASLRVHNQKQWYHIALVVLVSACPCALILSTPVAIFCALTKAAKSGVFFKGADYLETLANVKVMAFDKTGTVTRAEFEVTEFRSLLDDCSLSNMLYWVSSIESKSSHPMAAALVDFAQSHQVEPKPDKVEKFQDYPGEGIYGRIDGKEIYIGNSKISARAGCPSVPKLGGNIDEGKSVGYIFVGSTPAGIFSLADVCRTGAKEALKELKSAGIKTVMLTGDSYAAARHAQDQLGGALDAVHAELLPQDKAKIIEDYQKLAYTAMIGDGVNDAPALATADIGISMGISGSALATETGHVILMTNDIRRIPKVARLAKRVRRKILENMILSVVTKGSIVALAIAGHPLVWAAVLADVGTCMLVILNSMLLLREKPKHQRKGCKSSAASSLANKQNKKCSGRDSLHILPCCFAIKPQEHCSVKSCGSRNCAPRHQSGPLGSSSTSCRSSKIADYTDKHSCCGNDKGIQMEKCSNLGSYNSDVEHIGELSTHQHGELSCSKSIKMLGKSLSPAKEDNGKSSESDLLHTHQPCCHAIKPQKQCEVDTCFSKDCAPTYQSGALSSSSRGTSCKKSEFKNKKSCCERDKQARKPKCCNRGSCKGNTEHIGLSTHHHGESNCSKSSKRHAFDDGVNEIKQCSSFNCKSCGSSVQDSQLSSKTEVEVKLCPDHPKDHITADEELGELKRFCCGHDQGDNFQSLCKDHSADCSPPYQQTTTDILGGHNHVGCGAPRACLSKRHVGGCCESFRKECCVHSGHFEASFRGGLSEIVIE; this comes from the exons ATGATGAAGAAAAACATGGTTGCACATGCTAGTGCTAGTCATGGAGAAGATGGTGAAGAGAAGAAGATTCAGAAAAGCTACTTTGACGTGCTGGGAATTTGTTGCCCTTCAGAAGTTCCATTGATTGAGAACATTCTCAAATCAATGGATGGGGTGAAAGATGTTTCAGTAATTGTCCCAACGAAAACAGTTATTGTTCTCCATGATAGTATTCTCACTTCCCAGTTGCAAATAG TTAAAGCACTGAATAAAGCAAGATTGGAGGCAAGTGTTAGAGTACAAGGCGTCAATAGTGccaaaaaaaaatggccaaGTCCATATGCAATTGCTTCTGGGGTATTACTTTTGCTGTCCTTTCTCAAATATTTCTACTACCCTTTTCACTGGCTAGCACTTGGATCTGTGGCATTTGGTATCATTCCAATTATTTTTAGAGCTCTATCTGCGCTTCGCAATCTCACACTAGGGGATATCAACATTCTTCTTGTGATTACAG TTGCGGGTTCAATTGTTTTGCGCGATTATTGGGAAGCTGCCACAATTGTCTTCCTGTTTACCATATCAGAATGGTTAGAGTCACTAGCAAGTCACAAG GCCACTGCAGCAATGTCATCATTACTTAATTTAGTCCCACAAAGAGCTGTTTTAGCTGAAACTGGGGAAGAAGTTGATGTTAATGATGTGGAGGTGAATTCAGTTCTTGCTGTTAAGGGTGGTGAGATTATACCAATTGATGGAGTTGTTGTAGAGGGGAATTGTGATGTAGATGAGAAGACTTTGACTGGAGAATCGTTTCCAGTTATCAAGCAGAAGGACTCCAATGTTTGGGCTGGCACCATTAATATCAATG GGTACATTAGCATTAGAACTACAGAGCTTGCTGAAGATTGCGTGGTGGCAAGAATGACAAAGCTTGTAGAAGAGGCGCAGAACAACAAATCTAGAACTCAAAGATTCATAGAGAAGTTTGCAAAGTATTATACACCAG CCATTGTGTTAATGTCAGCTGCTTTGGCAGTGATTCCAGCTTCATTAAGAGTTCACAATCAGAAACAATGGTACCACATTGCTTTGGTTGTTCTAGTCAGTGCTTGTCCGTGTGCGCTTATCCTCTCTACGCCTGTAGCTATCTTCTGTGCACTTACAAAGGCTGCAAAATCAGGTGTATTCTTTAAGGGGGCAGATTATCTTGAGACGCTGGCTAATGTAAAGGTTAtggcgtttgataaaactggtACGGTAACTAGAGCAGAATTTGAAGTGACAGAATTTAGATCTCTGCTGGATGATTGTAGCCTAAGCAATATGCTTTACTG GGTTTCAAGTATTGAGAGCAAGTCAAGTCATCCTATGGCAGCTGCACTGGTTGACTTTGCACAATCACATCAGGTTGAACCAAAACCGGACAAAGTTGAGAAATTTCAGGATTATCCTGGTGAAGGAATCTATGGCAGAATTGATGGGAAAGAAATCTACATAGGAAATTCAAAAATCTCAGCAAGAGCAGGATGTCCCTCTG TTCCCAAACTAGGAGGAAATATTGATGAAGGGAAGTCGGTGGGCTACATATTCGTGGGGTCAACTCCTGCTGGAATTTTTAGCCTTGCTGATGTCTGTCGAACCGGAGCAAAGGAAGCGTTAAAAGAGCTTAAATCAGCAGGCATCAAAACGGTCATGCTAACAGGGGATAGCTATGCAGCAGCCAGACACGCACAAGATCAG TTAGGAGGTGCTCTAGATGCTGTCCATGCTGAGCTCCTGCCACAAGATAAGGCAAAAATTATTGAGGACTACCAGAAGTTAGCCTACACAGCCATGATTGGTGATGGAGTTAATGATGCTCCTGCATTAGCTACTGCTGACATTGGTATATCAATGGGCATTTCCGGCTCAGCGCTTGCAACAGAAACCGGTCATGTCATTCTAATGACAAATGACATTCGGAGAATACCAAAAGTTGCACGTCTGGCTAAAAGAGTCCGAAGAAAGATACTTGAGAATATGATTCTTTCAGTTGTAACCAAAGGTTCTATAGTAGCCTTGGCCATAGCAGGCCATCCACTAGTTTGGGCTGCTGTCTTGGCTGATGTCGGGACATGCATGCTGGTGATCTTAAACAGCATGCTTCTACTTAGAGAAAAGCCAAAACACCAGAGAAAAGGTTGCAAATCTTCTGCTGCATCATCACTGGCCAACAAACAGAACAAGAAATGTTCAGGAAGAGATTCACTGCATATTCTTCCCTGTTGTTTTgcaataaaaccacaagaacaCTGCAGCGTGAAGTCATGCGGTTCCAGGAACTGTGCTCCAAGACATCAATCTGGTCCACTGGGCAGCAGTTCAACCTCATGCAGAAGTAGTAAAATTGCAGATTACACTGACAAGCATAGTTGCTGTGGAAATGATAAGGGAATCCAAATGGAAAAATGCTCAAATCTTGGAAGCTATAATAGTGATGTTGAACATATAGGAGAATTAAGCACACATCAGCATGGAGAGCTTAGTTGTTCAAAGTCAATTAAAATGCTTGGCAAAAGTTTATCACCTGCCAAAGAAGACAATGGGAAAAGTTCTGAAAGTGATTTGCTGCATACTCATCAGCCTTGTTGTCATGCAATTAAGCCTCAAAAACAGTGTGAGGTGGATACATGCTTCTCCAAGGACTGTGCTCCAACATATCAGTCAGGTGCATTGAGTTCCAGCTCCAGAGGTACTAGTTGTAAAAAGTCAGAGTTCAAGAACAAAAAAAGTTGCTGTGAACGTGATAAACAAGCTCGAAAGCCAAAATGCTGTAATCGTGGAAGCTGCAAAGGTAATACTGAACATATAGGATTGAGCACACATCATCATGGAGAAAGCAATTGTTCAAAGTCATCCAAAAGGCATGCATTTGATGATGGGGTAAATGAGATCAAACAGTGTTCCTCCTTCAATTGCAAATCTTGTGGCTCTTCTGTTCAGGATTCCCAACTGAGTTCCAAAACTGAAGTTGAGGTGAAACTTTGCCCAGATCATCCAAAAGATCACATCACTGCAGATGAAGAATTAGGTGAGCTgaaaagattttgttgtggtCATGATCAGGGGGACAATTTTCAATCTTTGTGCAAGGATCATTCTGCAGACTGCAGTCCACCATATCAACAAACGACCACTGATATTTTAGGAGGCCACAACCATGTTGGCTGCGGAGCCCCAAGGGCTTGCTTGTCAAAGAGACATGTTGGTGGATGTTGTGAGAGTTTTAGGAAAGAATGTTGTGTTCACAGTGGACATTTTGAAGCCAGTTTCAGAGGAGGTTTGTCAGAAATCGTCATTGAATAA